DNA sequence from the Fuscovulum ytuae genome:
CGGCGCGTATATCGACGTTCCATTTATCCAGCAACGCCTGCGCTTCGGACATCATCAGCCTATGGCTGACGACGCCAAATTTCTTGCGCACCAGCGGGTTTTCCAGAAACAAGTTCTCGGCCACCGTCAGCAAATTGAAAAGCTGGGGCGTCTGCTGCACATGGGCTATGTCGTCGCGGATTTTGGCTGCGTAGGGCTGACCGTTGGCCACCACTTCCGTCTTGGAAATTCGAATGGTGCCTGTGTCAGAGGCAACAAGTCCGCTCATCGTTGAGACCAGAGTGCTTTTTCCTGCCCCATTACGACCCAGTAGGGCGTGAACCTCACCGTGCATGACGGTGAAATCCACGCCCCGCAGGGCTTTCGTGGAACCAAAGGTCTTAGAGATGTTGCGCATCTCGACGATGGGATGCTGTCTGTCCATGATCTCTGGATCCACGATGTCTAAGCAGGCTTACTTGCCGACCTGGTTCGCCCAAAGGTCAGGCGAGTCGACGTTCTCGGCAGTCACGAGAGTGGCGTTCAGCTGGTATTGCGGGCCGACAGGGGTGTCGATCACCTGACCGTCATCACGCTTGCCGATCTCGATGGTGCCGCCGCCTTTGACCAGTTCGATCAGCTCTGCCGTCTTGGTGGCATACGCGCTCAGCGGCTGGGAAACGGTGGCGTCCAACGCCTTGTCGCGGATGAGTTGCAGGCCCTGCGGGGTGCCGTCGATGGCGATGCGGATCACATTGCCTTCCTCGCCCACTGCAGCGCCTTTGCCCGCGGCATTAAGCTGCGCATTGACAGCGGTCGCCATCAGCTCCGAAGCCATGAAGATACCAGCGAGGTTGGGGTTCTGGGTCAGCACGTTCTGCGCCGCATCCGCTGCCATATCGGCGGTCCATTCGGTCGGGCGCTGGATGATCTGCACCTTGGGGGCCAATTCGCCGAGCGTCTTGGCAAAGCCTTCTGACCGGTCAAGGCCGTTCGGCGTGGTCAGTGCGCCCTGAAGTTCCAGCACGATGCAGCTATCGTCTTTCCAGCACGGGGCCGCCTCCAGTCGCTTGGCCATTTCCTTGGCACCCTGCGCGCCGGCGTCGACGTTGTCGGCGCGGACGGTCGCGGTCACCTTGCCGCCCGCCGGGCTGTCGTCGATCGAAAAGACCAGAACGCCGGCTTCGTTGGCCTTCTTGACCACCGGCACGATTCCCGCCGCGTCAAGCGGAGCAAAGACAATGACATTCGCGCCATTGGCCATCAGGTTCGTCAGGGCGTCGACCTGCGCCGCGATATCGCCATTCGGATCAGGCGCGCCAACGAGGGTGAAGCCCTTGGCGTCGAAGGCTTTCTTCGACAGATCCAGCATCAGGGTCTGGAAGTCGTCCTTCAGGAACTTCGGAGTGAAACCAATCTTCACATCGGCGTTGTCCGCAAAGGTCACGCCTGCGGACAGAGCGAATGCCACCGTTCCGGCGGCAAGCGCCTTGACCGACTGGCGACGGGTCATGCTGGATTTCATTATGTCGTCCTCCACTGGGTTTTTGCGATCCCCTCGGGCTTTCACCGGATCGGAGGACCACTTTTGGCCCTTTGTGCGCGTCACAAAGGGATCAGTTGACCGTGCTGACGACAAATCTCCTCACCTGACGTCAGGCACAGCGTTTCGGGGCGCGCGCCCCCTTCAGGCGGGCACGGTATTGGGTTGCCCTTGGGTGTTCCCGTCAGGCTTTGACTTCGGACACTTTGACCATCCGGCCTTGTTGCATGGACAAGTAGGCCGCTTCGGCAAGCACCAGTGCACGATGGCCATCCTCGAAGCTGGCAAGAGGGACCGCGCCCTTCTCGACGCAATCCACGAACCCGTCGATCTCGGCCATGAAGGCCTCGTTGTAGCGTTCAAGAAAGAAGAACTGGTAGGGCGCGCTGGTCTCGGTCGTCGTCGCGGTATAGCGGCGCATTTCGTGGGGCTTGCGGTTGTCGGAAATCACCATCCCCTTGCTGCCCATCAGTTCAACACGCTGGTCATAGCCATAGACAGCGGTCCGCGAGTTGTTGATGTGGCATTGTTTGCCAGATGCGGTTCGCAAGATTAACATGGCACTGTCCACCTCGTTCAGAGCAGCACCCAAGGCGGGGTCGATCAAGGCTCCACCGATGGCAAAAACCTCGACCGGCTCCTCGCCCAGCATGAATCGGGCAAGGTCGAAATCGTGGATTGTCATGTCGCGGAACAAGCCGCCCGCCGCTTCCAGATAAGCGCGGGGCGGGATGCCCGGATCGCGTGAGGTAATGATGACCTGATGGAGGTCCCCGATCTCGCCTGCAAGCATCGCATTGCGCGCGGCGCTGTGTCCGGGATCGTAGCGGCGATTGAAACCAAGTTGGATTGGCAGCTTGCTGCCCTTGATCTTGGCGGCACAAGCCTCGACACGCGCAAGGTTCAGGTCGATTGGCTTTTCGCAGAGAACCGCCTTACCGGAAGCGATGGCAAGTTCGATGTAATCGGCATGGGTCGGGGTTGCCGTTGCAATCAGAACCGCGTCGACATCCGGGGAATCAAAGACATCCGCCGCCGATGCAAAGGCCCGAACGCCATGCTCCCCCGCAACGCGGTCCGCCGAGGGCGGGTGCAAGTCATAGACGCCCGCAAGCGTTGTCCGCGGATGCCGCGCCACATTCGCCGCGTGCATCTGGCCGATGCGTCCGCATCCCAGAACCGCAATTCGCAACATATTCCCCCCAAGCG
Encoded proteins:
- a CDS encoding sugar ABC transporter substrate-binding protein; translated protein: MKSSMTRRQSVKALAAGTVAFALSAGVTFADNADVKIGFTPKFLKDDFQTLMLDLSKKAFDAKGFTLVGAPDPNGDIAAQVDALTNLMANGANVIVFAPLDAAGIVPVVKKANEAGVLVFSIDDSPAGGKVTATVRADNVDAGAQGAKEMAKRLEAAPCWKDDSCIVLELQGALTTPNGLDRSEGFAKTLGELAPKVQIIQRPTEWTADMAADAAQNVLTQNPNLAGIFMASELMATAVNAQLNAAGKGAAVGEEGNVIRIAIDGTPQGLQLIRDKALDATVSQPLSAYATKTAELIELVKGGGTIEIGKRDDGQVIDTPVGPQYQLNATLVTAENVDSPDLWANQVGK
- the iolG gene encoding inositol 2-dehydrogenase — encoded protein: MLRIAVLGCGRIGQMHAANVARHPRTTLAGVYDLHPPSADRVAGEHGVRAFASAADVFDSPDVDAVLIATATPTHADYIELAIASGKAVLCEKPIDLNLARVEACAAKIKGSKLPIQLGFNRRYDPGHSAARNAMLAGEIGDLHQVIITSRDPGIPPRAYLEAAGGLFRDMTIHDFDLARFMLGEEPVEVFAIGGALIDPALGAALNEVDSAMLILRTASGKQCHINNSRTAVYGYDQRVELMGSKGMVISDNRKPHEMRRYTATTTETSAPYQFFFLERYNEAFMAEIDGFVDCVEKGAVPLASFEDGHRALVLAEAAYLSMQQGRMVKVSEVKA